Proteins encoded by one window of Chondromyces crocatus:
- a CDS encoding sigma-54-dependent Fis family transcriptional regulator, with protein MASRFALLERAGVGGSAEVWRATELGTGRLVALKLAREASGREVLAREAMHAALAPSPRLPELLDVGWSPEDQQAYVALRWVEGRPLTRVAEGTEDPTSLALLIARDVAEALADLHALGLAHGDLKPDNLLMTPERRIQVIDLGLACPLHQTDVEGATLRYLAREDADMGDARARDLLALGVLLAEMASPRVAASSEPLREARAEAISPSGLGAHGASPQGLRLQMICRALLSPSPAARPSAAWVTDAASLTAPPASPDHDTTSGTREVPLPGPSETRHDATTRHDATERDRKERDPRRIRATYLRLRRMELERATGAHEDTAPWLGETIQLVRRARALSGAPSPVACELQPLDHHGLARWLTALVGPSAAGWPLGTLTAIPERTLATALKHLAYRIPPRAWTLADVESAALGNEHAPRPTPATLTHDAPLDAATAAQLTLAITRVPPDPLSLEAIERLPSVPPVLLVAAADALRRLGEVGRARSLVLRQEATNAPETAALAAEVLRRAGDRTLAEVRADAARRTNTDPEGRASATLARLRIDEGHLDDAERLVGTTLTASCCEIRALCAIRRSDEPRALAEVDRAAALASTAEERARATALRGYALHGHDPEAAHAAFSAAVDLAVRAGAVVEEATYRTGEAASAVDLGELGAAITTSTRAALLWEHLGRPAQAARALLACAAAYATAGMIHETTRAAHEAIARARDAHDTHAEAYAWWAIADVLPCRDATTAPEAPTELDEGLHAAERAAHLLGDVDGDDALRAGARLLRHRSLTLDPRRIQTLDTLAGGDSPTSTAARLDWWGARALQQLHPTAPIFPERGDLVLQALHALSGARAPVAARGPALAAGLDLATRLGATEPARRLLASLTDVAHDLLRRVDRAALSTFDSQLPVPPSSIADAVRLLPWITRAQVAPQDNLRPEQARDLAALVGSLGDRERLGPLFNRVVDALVMWTGVERGLLLLKAPNGNLRPRAARNLARADLGPEQLTLSQTLARRALDAGEPVIAVDAAGELPSLHHSVHALKLRSVLAVPLIARGEALGVVYLDDRVRRGAFGPDELRWTRTIAALAALAIADARDQVLLRRTARRAERASARLAETLARQETALDIAERQLAEARGHRGTRHRYGTLIGESEPLLAMLRLVDRVATADIPVLLSGESGSGKELVARAIHDNGPRADKPFVSENCGAIPESLLESALFGHVRGAFTGADRPRAGLFEVADRGTLFLDEIGEMSLSMQTKLLRILEDGLVRPIGSERTRKVDVRVIAATHRDLEAMVRARTFREDLFYRLNIILLRIPPLRDRASDIPLLVQHFLRKHGKGGERINRAAMERLMAHTWPGNIRQLENETRRALVLSDGPIDVEHLSPELTRPTAAQPQELGLNVRQRIDALEITLVRDALTRTRGNQTQAAKLLGLSRFGLQKMMKRLAIEL; from the coding sequence TTGGCATCTCGGTTCGCCTTGCTGGAGCGGGCGGGCGTGGGTGGCTCGGCGGAGGTGTGGCGGGCGACGGAACTCGGGACGGGACGGCTCGTCGCGCTCAAGCTGGCGCGGGAGGCGAGCGGGAGAGAGGTGCTTGCGCGAGAGGCGATGCACGCAGCCCTCGCCCCTTCTCCCCGACTCCCCGAGCTGCTCGACGTCGGCTGGAGCCCCGAAGACCAGCAGGCATATGTCGCGCTCCGTTGGGTGGAAGGCCGACCGCTGACCAGGGTGGCGGAGGGCACGGAAGACCCTACCTCCCTCGCACTTCTCATCGCGCGTGACGTCGCAGAGGCGCTCGCGGACCTGCACGCGCTCGGCCTCGCGCACGGAGATCTGAAGCCCGACAACCTCCTCATGACGCCGGAGAGGCGGATCCAGGTGATCGATCTCGGTCTCGCCTGTCCCCTCCATCAGACGGACGTGGAAGGAGCCACGCTCCGCTACCTCGCGCGCGAAGACGCAGACATGGGGGATGCGCGCGCGCGCGACCTGCTCGCGCTCGGTGTCCTGCTCGCAGAGATGGCCTCTCCTCGGGTCGCAGCCTCCAGCGAGCCGCTCCGCGAGGCCCGCGCAGAGGCGATCTCCCCGAGCGGACTGGGCGCCCACGGCGCCTCACCACAGGGCCTTCGGCTCCAGATGATCTGCCGCGCGCTCCTCTCCCCGAGCCCCGCTGCGCGCCCCTCTGCAGCCTGGGTCACGGACGCGGCCTCCCTCACCGCGCCTCCCGCCTCTCCCGACCACGACACCACCAGCGGGACTCGTGAAGTCCCGCTCCCTGGCCCCTCCGAGACGCGCCACGACGCCACGACGCGCCACGACGCCACCGAGCGCGACCGAAAGGAGCGCGACCCGAGGCGGATCCGCGCGACCTACCTGCGGCTCCGACGCATGGAACTGGAGCGGGCCACGGGAGCCCACGAAGACACCGCGCCGTGGCTCGGAGAGACAATCCAGCTCGTGCGGCGAGCGCGTGCGCTCAGCGGCGCCCCGTCTCCCGTCGCCTGCGAGCTACAGCCCCTCGACCACCACGGCCTCGCCCGCTGGTTGACGGCGCTGGTCGGACCGAGCGCCGCCGGGTGGCCGCTCGGCACGCTCACTGCGATCCCGGAGCGGACACTCGCCACGGCCTTGAAACACCTGGCCTACCGCATCCCGCCGCGCGCCTGGACCCTTGCCGACGTCGAGTCCGCGGCGCTCGGGAACGAGCATGCCCCCCGCCCCACTCCTGCCACGCTGACGCACGACGCGCCGCTCGACGCCGCCACGGCCGCCCAGCTCACACTCGCCATCACGCGCGTCCCCCCCGATCCCCTGTCGCTCGAAGCCATCGAGCGCCTCCCCAGCGTTCCCCCTGTGCTCCTCGTGGCCGCCGCCGACGCGCTCCGTCGCCTCGGCGAGGTCGGTCGCGCACGGAGCCTGGTGCTCCGTCAAGAAGCCACGAACGCACCAGAGACGGCCGCCCTGGCTGCCGAGGTGCTGCGACGGGCGGGCGATCGAACCCTCGCAGAAGTTCGCGCCGACGCCGCGCGCCGGACCAACACCGACCCGGAAGGCCGCGCCAGCGCGACCCTGGCTCGGCTCCGCATCGACGAAGGCCACCTCGACGACGCCGAGCGCCTCGTGGGTACCACCCTCACGGCCTCCTGTTGCGAGATCCGCGCCCTCTGCGCGATCCGACGCAGCGACGAGCCCCGCGCGCTCGCCGAGGTCGATCGCGCAGCGGCCCTCGCATCCACCGCCGAAGAGCGCGCGCGCGCCACCGCCCTCCGCGGCTATGCGCTGCACGGCCACGATCCCGAGGCGGCGCACGCGGCCTTCAGCGCCGCCGTCGACCTCGCCGTCCGCGCAGGCGCCGTCGTCGAAGAGGCCACCTACCGCACGGGCGAGGCGGCTTCCGCCGTGGACCTCGGCGAGCTCGGCGCCGCGATCACCACCTCCACCCGGGCGGCGCTGCTCTGGGAGCACCTCGGCCGCCCCGCCCAGGCCGCGCGCGCCTTGCTCGCCTGCGCTGCCGCGTACGCCACCGCCGGCATGATCCACGAGACCACGCGCGCCGCGCACGAAGCCATCGCCCGCGCCCGCGACGCGCACGACACCCATGCCGAGGCCTACGCCTGGTGGGCCATCGCCGACGTCCTGCCCTGCCGCGACGCCACCACCGCCCCCGAAGCCCCGACCGAACTCGACGAAGGTCTGCACGCCGCCGAGCGCGCCGCCCACCTGCTCGGCGACGTCGACGGCGACGACGCCCTCCGCGCAGGCGCCCGCCTGCTCCGCCACCGCTCCCTCACCCTCGACCCACGCCGCATCCAGACCCTCGACACCCTCGCGGGTGGCGACTCCCCGACGAGCACAGCAGCGCGCCTCGACTGGTGGGGCGCCCGCGCCCTCCAGCAGCTCCATCCAACGGCCCCCATCTTCCCCGAGCGCGGCGACCTCGTCCTCCAGGCCCTCCACGCCCTCTCCGGCGCCCGTGCCCCGGTCGCCGCCCGCGGCCCTGCCCTCGCTGCCGGCCTCGACCTCGCCACACGCCTCGGCGCCACCGAACCAGCCCGACGCCTCCTCGCCTCGCTGACCGACGTCGCCCACGATCTCCTCCGCCGCGTCGACCGCGCCGCCCTCTCCACCTTCGACAGCCAGCTCCCCGTCCCCCCCTCCTCCATCGCCGACGCCGTGCGCCTCCTCCCCTGGATCACCCGTGCGCAGGTCGCCCCCCAGGACAACCTCCGACCCGAGCAGGCCCGCGATCTCGCCGCCCTCGTCGGCTCCCTCGGCGATCGCGAGCGCCTCGGCCCCCTCTTCAACCGCGTCGTCGACGCCCTCGTGATGTGGACCGGCGTCGAGCGTGGCCTCCTCCTCCTCAAGGCCCCCAACGGCAACCTCCGCCCTCGCGCTGCCCGCAACCTCGCCCGCGCCGACCTCGGCCCCGAGCAGCTCACCCTCTCGCAGACCCTCGCCCGACGCGCCCTCGACGCAGGCGAACCCGTCATCGCCGTCGACGCCGCCGGCGAACTCCCGAGCCTCCACCACAGCGTCCACGCCCTCAAGCTCCGCAGCGTACTCGCCGTCCCCCTCATCGCCCGCGGCGAAGCCCTCGGCGTCGTCTACCTCGACGACCGCGTCCGCCGCGGCGCCTTCGGCCCCGACGAGCTCCGATGGACCCGCACCATCGCCGCCCTCGCCGCCCTCGCCATCGCCGACGCCCGCGACCAGGTCCTCCTCCGCCGCACCGCCCGCCGCGCCGAACGCGCCTCCGCCCGCCTCGCCGAAACCCTCGCCCGCCAGGAGACCGCGCTCGACATCGCCGAACGCCAGCTCGCCGAAGCCCGCGGCCACCGCGGCACCCGCCACCGCTACGGCACCCTCATCGGCGAGAGCGAGCCCCTCCTCGCCATGCTCCGCCTCGTCGATCGCGTCGCCACCGCCGACATCCCCGTCCTCCTCTCCGGAGAGTCCGGCAGCGGCAAAGAACTCGTCGCCCGCGCCATCCACGACAACGGCCCCCGCGCCGACAAACCCTTCGTCAGCGAGAACTGCGGCGCCATCCCCGAGAGCCTCCTCGAGTCGGCACTCTTCGGCCACGTCCGCGGCGCCTTCACCGGCGCCGACCGCCCCCGCGCCGGCCTCTTCGAGGTCGCCGACCGCGGCACCCTCTTCCTCGACGAGATCGGCGAGATGAGCCTCTCCATGCAGACCAAGCTCCTCCGCATCCTCGAAGACGGCCTCGTCCGCCCCATCGGCTCCGAGCGCACCCGCAAGGTCGACGTCCGCGTCATCGCCGCCACCCACCGCGATCTCGAGGCCATGGTCCGCGCCCGCACCTTCCGCGAAGACCTCTTCTACCGCCTCAACATCATCCTCCTCCGCATCCCACCCCTCCGCGACCGCGCGAGCGACATCCCCCTCCTCGTCCAGCACTTCCTCCGCAAGCACGGCAAAGGAGGAGAGCGCATCAACCGCGCCGCCATGGAGCGCCTCATGGCCCACACCTGGCCAGGCAACATCCGCCAGCTCGAGAACGAGACCCGCCGCGCCCTCGTCCTCTCCGACGGCCCCATCGACGTCGAGCACCTCTCCCCCGAGCTCACCCGCCCCACCGCCGCCCAGCCCCAGGAACTCGGACTCAACGTCCGCCAGCGCATCGACGCCCTCGAGATCACCCTCGTCCGCGACGCCCTCACCCGCACCCGCGGCAACCAGACCCAGGCCGCCAAGCTCCTCGGCCTCTCACGCTTCGGACTTCAGAAGATGATGAAGCGCCTCGCGATCGAGCTGTGA
- a CDS encoding SCO family protein translates to MSSSSMPSEELEAPQGIGGATGGMSAGSGRGGLGALRKVLWLLVVCAGVAVAVLLSTRSRGMIEPDVRFPLPPFELLDTEGQRFGLEQLRGKVWVADFVFTTCPTVCPKLTERMAELQRRTEQHGDAVHLVTFTVDPETDTPEVLGRYATKSGAVKGRWTFLTGPLNQIETTVVQGFKVAMGRAEPGDGIMNIFHGERLVLVDREGTIRGYYQADDEGMEKLLRDLGVLLEAS, encoded by the coding sequence ATGTCGAGCAGCAGCATGCCATCCGAGGAGCTGGAGGCACCGCAGGGGATCGGTGGGGCGACTGGTGGCATGTCCGCGGGGTCGGGGCGAGGTGGGCTCGGGGCGCTGCGGAAGGTGCTGTGGCTCCTGGTGGTGTGCGCGGGGGTGGCCGTCGCGGTGCTGCTCTCGACGCGGAGCCGCGGGATGATCGAGCCCGACGTGCGCTTCCCGTTGCCCCCGTTCGAGCTGCTCGACACGGAGGGGCAGCGGTTCGGTCTGGAGCAGCTCCGGGGCAAGGTGTGGGTCGCCGATTTCGTGTTCACCACCTGCCCGACGGTGTGCCCGAAGCTGACGGAGAGGATGGCCGAGCTGCAGCGCCGGACGGAGCAGCACGGGGACGCGGTCCATCTGGTGACCTTCACGGTGGATCCGGAGACGGACACGCCCGAGGTGCTCGGTCGCTACGCGACGAAGAGCGGTGCGGTGAAGGGGCGCTGGACGTTCCTGACCGGTCCGCTGAACCAGATCGAGACGACGGTGGTGCAGGGGTTCAAGGTCGCGATGGGGCGCGCCGAGCCCGGCGATGGGATCATGAACATCTTCCACGGGGAGCGGCTGGTGCTCGTCGATCGTGAGGGGACGATCCGGGGCTACTACCAGGCCGACGACGAGGGGATGGAGAAGCTGCTGCGCGATCTCGGGGTGCTGCTCGAAGCATCCTGA
- the cyoE gene encoding heme o synthase, translating into MNEAVHGRDAPPPPAGASSMVRDMVRLTKPRVTAMVVVTMLGGMWVASRFERALGGEVPSIGTLALALLGTALVVGGANALNMYIERDTDRLMARTRERPLAARRLSPEVGLAFGIALSLVSVPLLWFAVNAVTGALGALALLSYVLVYTPLKRKTSLALPIGAVPGAIPPLLGWTAVTGRMDWPGLLLFGVMFLWQIPHFLAIATFRCEDYRRAGMRVLPVEKGDRATRVQIVLYSAVLVMVSAMLSVSGVAGPVYLVAALALGGGFFALGAAGLRPTAGLGWARRLFFGSMIYLVLLFAALMAGF; encoded by the coding sequence ATGAACGAAGCCGTCCACGGCCGTGACGCTCCACCTCCGCCTGCGGGAGCGTCGTCGATGGTCCGCGACATGGTGCGGCTGACGAAGCCCCGGGTCACCGCGATGGTGGTGGTGACGATGCTCGGGGGGATGTGGGTCGCGAGCCGGTTCGAGCGCGCGCTCGGGGGGGAGGTGCCTTCGATCGGGACGCTCGCGCTGGCGCTGCTCGGCACGGCGCTGGTGGTCGGCGGCGCGAACGCGCTGAACATGTACATCGAGCGCGATACGGATCGGCTGATGGCGCGGACCCGTGAGCGTCCGCTGGCCGCGCGGCGGCTCTCGCCCGAGGTGGGGCTCGCGTTCGGGATTGCGCTGTCACTGGTGTCGGTGCCACTGCTGTGGTTCGCGGTGAACGCGGTGACCGGCGCACTCGGGGCGCTGGCGTTGCTGAGCTACGTGCTGGTGTACACGCCGCTGAAGCGGAAGACGTCGCTGGCCTTGCCCATCGGTGCGGTGCCAGGGGCGATCCCGCCCTTGCTGGGCTGGACGGCGGTGACGGGGCGGATGGACTGGCCGGGGCTCCTGCTGTTCGGCGTGATGTTCCTCTGGCAGATCCCGCACTTCCTCGCGATCGCGACGTTCCGCTGTGAGGACTACCGGCGTGCAGGGATGCGCGTGCTGCCGGTGGAGAAGGGGGACCGGGCGACGCGGGTCCAGATCGTGCTGTACAGCGCGGTGCTGGTGATGGTGTCGGCGATGCTCTCGGTGTCGGGTGTGGCCGGGCCGGTGTACCTGGTGGCGGCGCTGGCGCTCGGGGGTGGGTTCTTCGCGCTGGGCGCAGCGGGGCTGCGGCCGACGGCAGGGCTGGGCTGGGCGCGGCGGCTGTTCTTCGGGTCGATGATCTACCTGGTGCTTCTGTTCGCGGCGCTGATGGCCGGGTTCTAG
- a CDS encoding SDR family NAD(P)-dependent oxidoreductase produces the protein MGLLDGKVAIITGAGGGIGRAEALLFAREGARVVVNDVGGARDGVGADDAMARQVVAEIEAAGGKAVANFDSVATVEGAARIVQTAVDAFGRVDVLVNNAGILRDKTLLKTDEANWDSVIAVHLKGTFLCTQAAARQMVSQGNGGRIVNTTSVSGMLGNFGQSNYAAAKAGIYGLTRTAAIELQKQRITVNAVAPIAKTRMTEDLPMFQSARDTMTPEHVAPAALFLASDLCADRTGHVLAVAGSQMYAYKVVQSPGKFKDEGAVWTASEIAENWDAIVKV, from the coding sequence ATGGGTCTCTTGGACGGGAAGGTGGCGATCATCACGGGCGCTGGAGGCGGGATCGGCCGCGCGGAGGCGCTGCTGTTCGCTCGGGAGGGGGCGCGGGTGGTGGTGAACGATGTGGGGGGCGCTCGCGATGGGGTGGGCGCGGACGACGCGATGGCGCGTCAGGTGGTGGCGGAGATCGAGGCCGCCGGCGGGAAAGCGGTGGCGAACTTCGACTCGGTGGCGACGGTGGAGGGGGCCGCGCGGATCGTGCAGACGGCGGTCGATGCGTTCGGGCGCGTGGACGTGCTGGTCAACAACGCAGGGATCCTGCGTGACAAGACGCTGCTCAAGACGGACGAGGCGAACTGGGACAGCGTGATCGCGGTCCATCTGAAGGGGACGTTCCTGTGCACGCAGGCGGCGGCGCGGCAGATGGTGTCGCAGGGGAACGGGGGGAGGATCGTGAACACGACGAGCGTGTCCGGGATGCTCGGTAACTTCGGGCAGTCGAACTACGCGGCGGCGAAGGCGGGGATCTACGGGCTCACGCGGACGGCGGCGATCGAGCTGCAGAAGCAGCGGATCACGGTGAACGCGGTGGCGCCGATCGCGAAGACGCGGATGACGGAAGACCTGCCGATGTTCCAGTCGGCGCGCGACACGATGACGCCGGAGCATGTCGCACCCGCGGCGTTGTTCCTGGCATCGGACCTGTGCGCAGATCGGACGGGGCACGTCCTCGCGGTGGCCGGGTCGCAGATGTATGCTTACAAAGTCGTGCAGTCGCCCGGGAAGTTCAAGGACGAGGGGGCGGTGTGGACGGCCTCGGAGATCGCCGAGAACTGGGACGCCATCGTCAAGGTGTGA
- a CDS encoding DnaJ domain-containing protein, translating into MHLPSRLSTSTLGDLLGALYRDKTTGLLDLCELWTPTGSTVPGRQHRILLHMGLVTGVETAFPALRLGELLERRGIILSTGVARLAAVTASRAGRLTGEQLVSSGLISRDELEHTLRTQLRTRLDALFNIDEASICFHTARPLCDSLRSIGPLDPTEVLHGRARARDRRRPASPSATPRPPFASSAAPRTAGSTPPPPHTAPSPASATPRPPQATAYATGATPRPPQAAAYATGATPRPPQAAAYATGTTPRPPQAAAYTTGTASRPSYASPHTTGATPRPPSAAPSSTGYASTGYASTGHASAGAGYASRSTSSHAPSSRNPYAQSASSPRPSSQSTSGQGTSGQGTSSSRPSSHGASSRSGAGASSAPPPGSARASRHDERKRNALHLLGLAEGATETDVRRAFRRMAARLHPDRATTGDATARFAELSAAYHVLVA; encoded by the coding sequence ATGCACCTCCCCAGCCGCTTGTCGACGTCCACCCTGGGCGACCTCCTCGGCGCGCTGTACCGAGACAAGACCACCGGCCTGCTCGACCTCTGCGAGCTGTGGACCCCCACGGGCAGCACCGTCCCTGGCCGCCAGCACCGCATCCTCCTGCACATGGGCCTCGTCACGGGCGTCGAGACGGCGTTCCCCGCCCTCCGCCTCGGCGAGCTCCTCGAGCGCCGCGGGATCATCCTCTCCACCGGCGTCGCGCGCCTCGCCGCGGTCACCGCCTCTCGCGCTGGCCGACTCACCGGCGAGCAGCTCGTCTCGTCCGGCCTCATCAGCCGCGACGAACTCGAACACACCCTTCGCACCCAGCTCCGCACACGCCTCGACGCCCTCTTCAACATTGACGAAGCGTCCATCTGCTTCCACACCGCGCGCCCCCTGTGCGACTCCCTCCGGAGCATCGGCCCCCTCGACCCCACCGAGGTCCTCCACGGCCGCGCCCGCGCCCGCGATCGCCGCCGCCCGGCCTCGCCTTCTGCAACCCCTCGCCCCCCGTTCGCGAGCAGCGCCGCCCCGCGCACCGCAGGCAGCACGCCTCCGCCCCCGCACACGGCACCGTCGCCCGCAAGCGCGACCCCTCGCCCCCCGCAAGCGACTGCCTACGCGACCGGCGCAACCCCGCGCCCCCCGCAAGCTGCCGCCTACGCGACAGGCGCAACCCCGCGCCCTCCACAAGCTGCAGCCTACGCGACCGGCACGACGCCGCGTCCCCCGCAAGCTGCCGCTTACACCACCGGCACAGCCTCGCGTCCCTCCTACGCATCCCCTCACACGACCGGCGCGACCCCGCGTCCTCCGAGCGCCGCCCCTTCTTCCACCGGCTACGCCTCCACCGGCTACGCCTCGACTGGCCACGCGTCCGCAGGCGCAGGCTACGCCTCGCGCAGCACGTCTTCCCACGCGCCCTCATCGCGCAACCCTTACGCACAGAGCGCTTCCTCCCCGCGCCCCTCATCGCAGAGCACCTCCGGGCAAGGCACCTCCGGGCAAGGCACCTCCTCTTCGCGCCCCTCATCCCACGGCGCCTCCTCGCGCAGCGGCGCTGGCGCAAGCTCCGCTCCTCCCCCGGGAAGCGCCCGTGCCTCTCGCCACGACGAGCGCAAGCGCAACGCCCTCCACCTCCTCGGCCTCGCCGAAGGCGCCACCGAGACCGACGTCCGCCGCGCCTTCCGACGCATGGCGGCCCGCCTCCACCCCGATCGCGCCACCACCGGCGACGCCACCGCCCGCTTCGCCGAGCTCTCCGCCGCGTACCACGTCCTCGTCGCGTGA
- a CDS encoding OAM dimerization domain-containing protein — protein MTEQRYLRAYGDREGDGMVQMSFTLGILPGDRAREAAKRFAEAHGLRDPLVTAMEQVSREYTYFVVYGHSPHLVDMSDIHVEELAAQPLTREDVEAQGKKLGRKVVVVGACTGSDAHTVGIDAILNYKGFAGEKGLESYKCFDTHNLGAQVENEELCEKAKALGADAILVSQVITQRNCHKENSAALVEMVKAQGFREKVLLLLGGPRITHGLAVELGFDAGFGPGTKPNAVASYVMEHMIGRAYPPAKLEQ, from the coding sequence GTGACGGAGCAGAGATACCTGAGGGCTTACGGGGATCGTGAAGGGGACGGCATGGTGCAGATGTCGTTCACCCTGGGGATCTTGCCCGGGGATCGGGCGCGGGAGGCGGCGAAGCGGTTCGCCGAGGCGCACGGTCTGCGCGACCCGCTGGTGACGGCGATGGAGCAGGTGAGCCGGGAGTACACCTACTTCGTGGTGTACGGGCACTCGCCGCACCTCGTGGACATGTCCGACATCCACGTGGAGGAGCTGGCCGCGCAGCCGCTGACGCGCGAGGACGTGGAGGCGCAGGGCAAGAAGCTGGGGCGCAAGGTGGTGGTGGTCGGGGCCTGCACGGGGAGCGATGCGCACACCGTGGGGATCGACGCGATCCTGAACTACAAGGGGTTCGCGGGCGAGAAGGGGCTCGAGAGCTACAAGTGCTTCGACACGCACAACCTCGGCGCGCAGGTGGAGAACGAGGAGCTGTGCGAGAAGGCGAAGGCGCTGGGCGCTGACGCGATCCTGGTGTCGCAGGTGATCACGCAGCGGAACTGCCACAAGGAGAACTCGGCGGCGCTGGTGGAGATGGTGAAGGCGCAGGGCTTCCGGGAGAAGGTGCTGCTGCTGCTCGGTGGGCCGCGCATCACGCACGGGCTGGCGGTGGAGCTGGGCTTCGATGCGGGGTTCGGGCCAGGGACGAAGCCGAACGCGGTGGCGTCGTACGTGATGGAGCACATGATCGGGCGGGCCTATCCGCCGGCGAAGCTGGAGCAGTAG
- a CDS encoding lysine 5,6-aminomutase subunit alpha codes for MARVPVDQAKVDACRACAAEVADDVQHFIDRHTTVGVERTVARSYGVEGADGEGTPLSNVLVDRLHKAGHLGHGVAYFLGRALVEGAGSIQEAAEVLAYSEEADLAPGRVSAAEARGALTQATAAGLARIDGAREAREAFKARFPAGELPLKYVIVATGNIYDDALQAKAARYAGADIVAVIRATAQSLLDYVPEGPTTEGFGGTYATQENFRIIRQAADQSAEETGKYLAQTNYSSGLCMSEIAWMAAVERLDMLLNDAMYGILFRDINMQRTFVDQYFSRRIIARSGIVINTGEDNYLTTADAVEKAHTVLASQFINEAFAKRAGLVEEQMGLGHAFEINPWLEDSFLFEVAQAQLVRQIFDRHPIKWMPPTKFKTGDIFHSHVHDAMFNLAGIMTGQSIELLGMFSEAVHTPLLMDRYLSLKSARYIFGAGRHLGEEIAQWKPGGIVETRAREVLDSALELLEEVRKETIWDAIGRGAFGDVKRTRTGGKGFRGVVERHADYVNPILEALERPEAP; via the coding sequence ATGGCCAGGGTTCCGGTCGATCAAGCCAAGGTGGATGCCTGTCGCGCCTGTGCGGCAGAGGTCGCTGACGATGTGCAGCACTTCATCGATCGTCACACGACGGTCGGTGTGGAGCGGACGGTCGCGCGTTCGTACGGGGTGGAGGGTGCGGACGGGGAGGGGACGCCACTGTCGAACGTGCTGGTCGACCGGCTGCACAAGGCCGGGCACCTGGGGCACGGGGTGGCGTACTTCCTGGGGCGCGCGCTGGTCGAGGGGGCCGGGTCGATCCAGGAAGCGGCCGAGGTGCTGGCGTACAGCGAGGAGGCCGATCTGGCGCCCGGGCGTGTGAGCGCGGCGGAGGCGCGTGGTGCGCTGACGCAGGCGACGGCGGCGGGGCTCGCGCGGATCGATGGGGCGCGCGAGGCGCGGGAGGCGTTCAAGGCGCGGTTCCCGGCGGGTGAGCTGCCGCTGAAGTACGTGATCGTCGCGACGGGGAACATCTACGACGATGCGCTCCAGGCGAAGGCGGCGCGGTACGCGGGGGCAGACATCGTGGCGGTGATCCGGGCGACGGCGCAGTCGCTGCTGGATTACGTGCCGGAGGGGCCGACGACGGAGGGGTTCGGGGGGACGTACGCGACGCAGGAGAACTTCCGGATCATCCGGCAGGCGGCGGACCAGAGCGCGGAGGAGACGGGGAAGTACCTGGCGCAGACGAACTACTCGTCGGGGCTCTGCATGAGCGAGATCGCGTGGATGGCGGCGGTGGAGCGGCTGGACATGCTGCTCAACGACGCGATGTACGGGATCCTGTTCCGCGACATCAACATGCAGCGGACGTTCGTGGATCAGTACTTCTCGCGGCGGATCATCGCGCGGAGCGGGATCGTCATCAACACGGGCGAGGACAACTACCTGACCACGGCCGACGCGGTGGAGAAGGCGCACACGGTGCTGGCCTCGCAGTTCATCAACGAGGCGTTCGCGAAGCGGGCGGGGCTCGTGGAAGAGCAGATGGGGCTCGGGCACGCGTTCGAGATCAACCCGTGGCTGGAGGACAGCTTCCTGTTCGAGGTCGCCCAGGCGCAGCTCGTGCGGCAGATCTTCGACAGGCACCCGATCAAGTGGATGCCGCCGACGAAGTTCAAGACGGGGGACATCTTCCACAGCCACGTGCACGACGCGATGTTCAACCTGGCGGGGATCATGACGGGGCAGTCGATCGAGCTGCTGGGGATGTTCAGCGAGGCGGTGCACACGCCGCTGTTGATGGACCGGTACCTGTCGCTGAAGAGCGCGCGGTACATCTTCGGGGCGGGGCGGCACCTGGGCGAGGAGATCGCGCAGTGGAAGCCGGGCGGGATCGTGGAGACGCGCGCCCGGGAGGTGCTGGACAGTGCGCTGGAGCTGCTCGAAGAGGTCCGGAAAGAGACGATCTGGGACGCGATCGGGCGGGGGGCGTTCGGCGATGTGAAGCGGACGCGGACAGGGGGGAAGGGCTTCCGCGGGGTGGTGGAGCGGCACGCGGACTACGTGAACCCGATCCTGGAGGCGCTGGAGCGCCCGGAGGCGCCGTGA